The Anoplolepis gracilipes chromosome 14, ASM4749672v1, whole genome shotgun sequence genome includes a window with the following:
- the LOC140673303 gene encoding mevalonate kinase-like, which produces MNAFTISAPGKITLCGEHAEMYGKKVVAASLNLRTTLTFYEICTDNIEIEFPRVDISLNVPLKKIQDFTSSEDYNHLVKDHVMFLKHVQYFITINGWWRTYSQNFTLQVFFYLLMYIAHHEKFVIRPFRVHVTTDLIMNTSLGSSTSFAVCLAACFVRWARLQRGDHTEFTQLELKNISKFATFSEKVIQNFKLNCDPDVCVHGHAVSFRQREHLGSDIKILDAQEMDVLLVNSHIFQNKFDQIRNMAVTKRSRSNDVGNILNIIDKISQNVALALLEIKEGHKHNNLLLLGILYGELKKNIELNQEMLCKLNLSHTNFNYICSIAKKHGFAGKMTGIGAAYVFILLPPNIPYQIISNLKEDLSNEGFEYKMTKIFCSGLRIEQI; this is translated from the exons ATGAATGCATTCACAATTTCGGCACCCGGCAAGATTACCTTATGCGGCGAGCATGCAGAGATGTACGGGAAAAAAGTTGTGGCAGCCAGTTTAAATCTTCGTACCACGCTAACATTCTATGAAATATGTACAGACAATATTGAAATAGAATTCCCTCGGGTCGATATATCATTAAACGtacctttaaaaaaaattcaagacttTACTTCTTCCGAGGATTATAATCATCTAGTTAAAGATCATGTTATGTTCCTTAAACAcgtgcaatattttatcaccATAAATGGTTGGTGGAGAACATACTCGCAAAACTTTACCTTGCAAGTATTCTTTTATTTGCTTATGTATATCGCTCATCACGAGAAATTTGTTATAAGACCCTTTCGTGTTCACGTGACCACGGATTTAATAATGAACACTAGTCTTGGCAGTTCTACATCGTTCGCGGTTTGTCTCGCGGCATGCTTTGTACGTTGGGCGCGTCTGCAGAGAGGTGATCACACTGAATTTACTCAActggaattaaaaaatatctcgaaatttGCTACGTTTTCCGAAAAAGTTATTCagaactttaaattaaactgtGATCCCGACGTGTGTGTACACGGCCATGCGGTATCGTTTCGACAGCGAGAACACCTAGGCAGCGATATTAAAATCTTAGATGCGCAAGAAATGGATGTTTTGCTCGTTAATTCccacatttttcaaaataaatttgaccAAATTAGAAATATGGCCGTGACAAAACGTTCACGTAGCAACGACGTgggcaatattttaaatataattgacaaGATATCGCAAAATGTTGCTTTAGCACTTCTTGAAATTAAAGAGGGCcacaaacataataatttattattactaggAATTTTATATGGAGAGCTAAAG AAAAACATTGAATTGAATCAAGAAATGTTATGTAAATTGAATTTGTCGCATacgaattttaattacatttgttCAATTGCAAAAAAGCACGGATTCGCTGGAAAAATGACAGGTATTGGAGCTGCATACGTATTCATTTTGTTGCCGCCGAATATTCCATACCAAATTATCAGTAATCTTAAGGAAGACTTAAGCAATGAAGGTTTTGAATACAAAATGaccaaaatattttgcagTGGGTTGAGAATTGagcagatataa